In one window of Bemisia tabaci chromosome 4, PGI_BMITA_v3 DNA:
- the Arr1 gene encoding arrestin homolog isoform X2: MVVNFKVFKKTSPNGKLTIYLGKRDFVDHISGVEPIDGVILLDDDYLKDRKVFGQVVCSFRYGREEDEVMGLNFQKDLYLASEKIYPPPEKRVENLTKLQERLMKKLGPNAFPFIFTIQPTAPASVTLQPGPEEEGQPCGVQYYVKVFVGENETDRTHKRSTVALGIRKVQYAPSKQGRQPCTIVRKDFMLSPGELELEVVLDKQLYHHGEKIAANICIRNNSNKVVKKIKAMVQQGVDVVLFQNGQYRSVVASLETQEGCPVQPGSSLQKIMYLVPTLESNKDRRGIALDGQLKSQEANLASSTLLASPDRQDTFGIVVSYSVKVKLYLGALGGELSAELPFVLMHPKPNAKINDVQTEKTNLPAK; the protein is encoded by the exons atggtcgttaattttaaagtgttcaAAAAAACCTCCCCGAACGGTAAACTAACGATCTATCTTGGCAAGAGAGATTTCGTCGATCATATTTCAGGAGTGGAGCCAATAG ATGGGGTAATCCTCCTGGACGATGATTATTTAAAGGATAGGAAAGTATTTGGGCAAGTGGTTTGCAGTTTCCGATATGGTCGTGAAGAAGATGAAGTCATGGGGCTCAATTTCCAAAAAGACCTTTACCTTGCCTCCGAGAAAATCTACCCTCCACCAGAAAAAAGAGTGGAAAATCTCACAAAACTGCAA GAACGtctcatgaaaaaattaggaCCAAATGCATTTCCTTTCATATTCACCATCCAACCTACAGCACCAGCATCTGTCACTCTCCAACCAGGACCAGAGGAAGAGGGACAGCCTTGCGGTGTTCAGTACTATgttaaagtttttgttggagaaaATGAAACAGACCGAACTCATAAGAG GAGTACTGTTGCCTTGGGAATTCGGAAAGTCCAATATGCTCCATCAAAGCAAGGTCGACAGCCGTGCACAATTGTTCGGAAAGATTTCATGCTAAGTCCTGGAGAGCTCGAGTTGGAAGTGGTACTTGATAAACAG TTGTACCATCATGGAGAGAAAATTGCCGCCAACATCTGTATTCGAAATAATAGCAATAAGgtcgtgaaaaaaattaaggcgATGGTCCAACAAGGAGTCGATGTTGTCCTGTTTCAAAATGGTCAATACAGATCTGTCGTCGCAAGCCTTGAAACTCA AGAAGGCTGTCCAGTCCAACCCGGTTCGAGTTTACAGAAGATCATGTATCTGGTTCCAACACTTGAGTCAAATAAAGATAGACGAGGTATTGCCCTAGATGGTCAGCTGAAGAGTCAAGAAGCTAATCTCGCGTCCTCAACATT GTTGGCTAGTCCTGACAGACAAGATACCTTTGGTATCGTTGTTTCATACTCGGTCAAAGTCAAATTGTACTTGGGTGCATTGGGTGGAGAATTGTCAGCGGAACTGCCATTTGTTCTTATGCATCCAAAA ccaaatgcaaaaattaatgatgtACAGACTGAAAAGACAAACCTTCCAGCCAAATGA
- the dock gene encoding SH2/SH3 adapter protein dreadlocks: MLEARSFAVDRETATWQGRVNGIRPPPPHTPHHVTAMRPHGKSNSDDLCYVVAKYDYAAQGAQELDLRKNERYLLLDDSKHWWRVQNARGHGGYVPSNYVKKEKPSLFDSIKKKVKKSGSGSTSGSKTLPCANTPSRGIDSPSMSRRMHADPSEAIGTAVVKYNYQAQQPDELSLIKGTRILILEKSNDGWWRGQSGCMQGWFPSNYTQEEEQDDNIHTYAMAENVLDVVVALYPFTANSDQELSFDKGDRLEILDRPPADPEWYKARNNQGQVGLVPRNYLQELSEYLTQSMPSGGGNVREAAPERPHLAGKPWYYGSITRAQCDNLLNTHGHDGDFLIRDSETNMGDYSVSLKAPGRNKHFRVHVEGALYCIGQRKFHTLDQLVDHYQRAPIYTNKQGEKLYLVRPLPHNNGS, translated from the exons ATGTTGGAAGCCCGTTCTTTTGCTGTAGACAGAGAAACTGCCACTTGGCAAGGAAGAGTAAACGGTATTCGACCCCCACCTCCCCATACTCCTCATCACGTCACAGCAATGAGACCTCACG GTAAATCCAATTCAGATGATCTCTGCTATGTTGTAGCAAAATATGATTATGCTGCGCAGGGAGCACAAGAGTTAGatctgaggaaaaatgaaagataCTTGTTATTGGACGACTCTAAACATTGGTGGAGAGTCCAAAATGCCCGCGGCCATGGTGGATATGTACCAAGTAACTATGTCAAGAAAGAAAAACCTTCATTGTTCGATAGTATTAAGAAGAAAGTAAAGAAAAGTGGCAGCGGAAGCACTAGTGGTTCTAAAACTCTTCCCTGTGCCAACACACCATCAAGAGGAATAGACTCGCCATCAATGTCAAGAAGAATGCACGCAGATCCATCTGAAGCTATCGGCACAGCTGTTGTCAAGTATAATTATCAAGCCCAGCAACCTGATGAACTATCTCTCATCAAAGGCACCAGAATTTTGATTCTCGAGAAAAGTAATGATGG ATGGTGGCGTGGACAAAGTGGTTGTATGCAGGGTTGGTTTCCTAGCAATTATACACAAGAGGAAGAACAAGATGACAACATACACACATATGCCATGGCAGAAAACGTTTTGGATGTTGTAGTTGCTCTCTATCCATTCACAGCCAATAGTGATCAAGAGTTGTCATTTGATAAAGGTGATCGCTTGGAGATTCTAGACCGCCCACCGGCTGACCCAGAGTGGTACAAAGCGCGAAATAATCAAGGTCAAGTTGGCCTTGTTCCTCGAAACTATCTTCAG GAGTTGAGTGAATATCTAACACAGTCGATGCCCTCTGGTGGGGGAAATGTGAGAGAAGCAGCTCCTGAGAGACCACATCTGGCGGGTAAACCGTGGTATTATGGCTCCATCACCAGAGCACAGTGTGACAATCTTCTTAACACTCATGGCCATGATGGTGATTTTCTTATCAGAGATAGTGAAACAAAT atgggaGACTATTCAGTATCGTTGAAAGCACCTGGTCGCAACAAACATTTCCGAGTTCACGTGGAGGGTGCTTTGTATTGCATTGGCCAACGAAAATTCCACACTCTGGACCAGTTAGTAGATCATTATCAAAGAGCTCCAATCTATACTAATAAACAAGGAGAAAAACTTTACCTAGTTCGTCCGTTACCTCACAACAATGGTTCATAA
- the Arr1 gene encoding divergent protein kinase domain 2A isoform X1, whose product MKIENSMPPRSALSLSSQINLTNQKLIHISAGLAAVILFKLLLDILSLNVSEIADRPKCPFCYGEELCPIIQNNSIITNASFLDRIIFYVNTKKPIRGYMNNQDVVIKKLASSSEFKDLDRFICDKFFSHSNSTECFSKPLKYFAALNHIYQSRNVSDKLVYCGGDSFPDVMNILKISDETHSPTDRIFQYWTQVKLNPEPLLLQILKPEEGWPVPKYFGSCGRLIVVEHCGKDLAEFLYAPLPVRMNLTLQVLDLATNFTFGHKDYAFYFTDISPINLVVDQKHRVRLVDLEHVIISNKKSSKGSSGKKRNLDTPHLSEHIECNDCLAFSTDKICEHSISDHNFYAVCKEIFGPSTLMPGGFLHSPSECLKTTPPGLSFLTNNCIQPSGNSTRLQTVEDLKN is encoded by the exons ATGAAGATAGAAAACTCTATGCCACCTCGCAGTGCACTTAGCCTATCGTCTCAAATCAATTTGACCAACCAGAAATTGATTCACATTAGTGCAGGCTTAGCAGCTGTCATCCTATTCAAATTACTGTTAGACATTTTGTCTCTTAATGTTTCTGAAATTGCAGATAGGCCAAAGTGTCCATTTTGCTACGGAGAGGAATTATGTCCTATCATACAAAACAACTCAATCATAACAAACGCCTCATTTTTAGACAGGATTATTTTCTATGTCAACACAAAAAAGCCCATTCGTGGGTACATGAACAATCAAGATGTTGTCATAAAAAAACTTGCATCGTCTTCTGAGTTTAAGGATCTGGATCGGTTTATATGTGACAAATTCTTCAGTCACTCGAACTCTACAGAATGTTTCAGTAAACCTCTGAAATATTTTGCTGCACTCAATCATATTTATCAATCAAGGAATGTCAGTGACAAATTGGTCTATTGTGGAGGAGATTCGTTCCCAGATGTCATGAACATTTTGAAGATCTCTGATGAAACGCACAGCCCTACTGATAGAATTTTCCAGTATTGGACTCAGGTCAAACTGAATCCAGAGCCTTTGCTACTTCAA ATTTTAAAACCAGAGGAAGGCTGGCCTGTACCAAAATACTTCGGAAGCTGTGGGAGACTGATAGTTGTTGAACATTGTGGGAAAGACCTCGCTGAGTTTCTGTATGCTCCTCTGCCTGTAAGAATGAATCTAACTCTTCAAGTGTTAGACTTGGCTACCAATTTCACTTTTGGTCACAAAGACTATGCTTTTTACTTTACTGACATCTCGCCAATAAATCTGGTCGTGGATCAGAAGCACCGAGTTCGACTGGTAGATCTTGAGCATGTCATCATTTCTAATAAAAAATCTTCTAAAg GTTCTTCTGGTAAAAAAAGGAATTTGGACACACCCCACCTCTCAGAGCACATCGAATGTAATGACTGCCTGGCATTTTCAACGGATAAAATCTGCGAACATTCCATTAGCGATCATAACTTTTACGCAGTTTGCAAG gaaatttttggTCCTTCAACTCTTATGCCTGGGGGCTTCTTACACTCTCCATCAGAATGTTTAAAGACCACACCTCCAGGTTTATCTTTTTTAACAAATAACTGCATTCAACCATCAGGCAATTCCACAAGATTGCAGACAGTTGAAGATCTGAAGAACTAA
- the Arr1 gene encoding arrestin homolog isoform X3 — protein MGLNFQKDLYLASEKIYPPPEKRVENLTKLQERLMKKLGPNAFPFIFTIQPTAPASVTLQPGPEEEGQPCGVQYYVKVFVGENETDRTHKRSTVALGIRKVQYAPSKQGRQPCTIVRKDFMLSPGELELEVVLDKQLYHHGEKIAANICIRNNSNKVVKKIKAMVQQGVDVVLFQNGQYRSVVASLETQEGCPVQPGSSLQKIMYLVPTLESNKDRRGIALDGQLKSQEANLASSTLLASPDRQDTFGIVVSYSVKVKLYLGALGGELSAELPFVLMHPKPNAKINDVQTEKTNLPAK, from the exons ATGGGGCTCAATTTCCAAAAAGACCTTTACCTTGCCTCCGAGAAAATCTACCCTCCACCAGAAAAAAGAGTGGAAAATCTCACAAAACTGCAA GAACGtctcatgaaaaaattaggaCCAAATGCATTTCCTTTCATATTCACCATCCAACCTACAGCACCAGCATCTGTCACTCTCCAACCAGGACCAGAGGAAGAGGGACAGCCTTGCGGTGTTCAGTACTATgttaaagtttttgttggagaaaATGAAACAGACCGAACTCATAAGAG GAGTACTGTTGCCTTGGGAATTCGGAAAGTCCAATATGCTCCATCAAAGCAAGGTCGACAGCCGTGCACAATTGTTCGGAAAGATTTCATGCTAAGTCCTGGAGAGCTCGAGTTGGAAGTGGTACTTGATAAACAG TTGTACCATCATGGAGAGAAAATTGCCGCCAACATCTGTATTCGAAATAATAGCAATAAGgtcgtgaaaaaaattaaggcgATGGTCCAACAAGGAGTCGATGTTGTCCTGTTTCAAAATGGTCAATACAGATCTGTCGTCGCAAGCCTTGAAACTCA AGAAGGCTGTCCAGTCCAACCCGGTTCGAGTTTACAGAAGATCATGTATCTGGTTCCAACACTTGAGTCAAATAAAGATAGACGAGGTATTGCCCTAGATGGTCAGCTGAAGAGTCAAGAAGCTAATCTCGCGTCCTCAACATT GTTGGCTAGTCCTGACAGACAAGATACCTTTGGTATCGTTGTTTCATACTCGGTCAAAGTCAAATTGTACTTGGGTGCATTGGGTGGAGAATTGTCAGCGGAACTGCCATTTGTTCTTATGCATCCAAAA ccaaatgcaaaaattaatgatgtACAGACTGAAAAGACAAACCTTCCAGCCAAATGA